Proteins encoded in a region of the Cardiocondyla obscurior isolate alpha-2009 linkage group LG18, Cobs3.1, whole genome shotgun sequence genome:
- the Opa1 gene encoding dynamin-like GTPase OPA1, mitochondrial isoform X8 has product MEQIICGKFGHSILLVTKTSRHPITYITARKLMSGKFNRHSRPLLASPQLRHFANPHRGYAMVITRILRGALKIRYILLGSAVGGGVTLQKKYEQWKEALPDLGWLENLMPNEKRWQDFRESLMAIKTNVVDKIEIDPRIKEFGIVKYQEYRTWFDQRLDDAIKAAENQNNYEENSSIQKSSQQRMNAMQDELMQMQLKYQREIERLERENKELRKQILLRGSQKFNNKKIKKSLIDMYSDVLDELSDYDSAYSTADHLPRVVVVGDQSSGKTSVLEMIAQARIFPRGGGEMMTRAPVKVTLSEGPYHVAQFKDSSREFDLTKESELVELRREVELRMKNSVKNGKTVSQDVISMTVKGPGLQRIVLVDLPGIISTVTVDMAEDTRDAIRQMSTQYMSNPNAIILCIQDGSVDAERSNVTDLAAQMDPSGKRTIFVLTKVDMAEENLTNPERLRKILSGKLFPMKALGYFAVVTGRGRQDDSIQTIKDYEEKFFRNSKLFKDSLAMSGQVTTKNLSLAVAECFWKMVRETVEQQADAFKATRFNLETEWKNNFPRLRELDRDELFEKARGEILDEIVNLSQVSPRHWEEVLMTRNWDKVSMHVFENIYLPAAQSGNPNTFNTTVDIKLRQWAEQQLPARSVESGWECLQQEFKNFMSQARLSSDHDNIFDNLKTAVVAEAMRRHSWEEKASEMLRVIQLNILEDRSINDKRDWDQAVRFLETSVKEKLQSTEQILRDMLGPNRKERWLYWQNQTEEQQKRTAVKNELDKILYADKKHIPTLTHDELTAVRKNLQRNGLEIDNEFIREIWHPVYRRFFLQQSLARAYDCRKGYYLYHTGHENETQCFQMECNDVVLFWRIQQMLKVTANALRQQIMNREARRLDKEIKEVLEDYSQNNEIKEILLTGRRVTLAEELKRVRQIQEKLEEFIQALNKEK; this is encoded by the exons ATGGAGCAAATCATATGTGGTAAATTTGG TCATAGCATCTTACTAGTCACCAAAACCTCCAGACATCCAATAACATATATCACCGCGAGGAAGTTGATGTCCGGAAAATTTAATAGACATAGCAGACCATTATTAGCATCGCCGCAGTTAAGACACTTCGCAAATCCACATCGTGGATATGCAATGGTGATAACAAGAATATTAAGAGGAGCATTAAAGATTCGGTATATTCTCTTGGGAAGTGCAGTCGGTGGTGGCGTTACCTTGCagaag aaaTACGAACAGTGGAAGGAAGCTTTACCTGATTTAGGATGGCTCGAAAATTTGATGCCCAATGAAAAACGATGGCAAGATTTTCGCGAGTCACTTATGGCAATTAAAACTAACGTGGTCGATAAAATCGAAATCG ATCCACGTATAAAGGAATTTGGAATAGTTAAATATCAAGAATACAGAACCTGGTTTGATCAGAGACTAGATGACGCTATTAAGGCAGCGGAAAATCAAAATAACTACGAAGAAAATAGCTCGATACAGA aaTCTTCGCAACAGAGAATGAACGCTATGCAGGATGAACTAATGCAGATGCAATTAAAGTATCAACGAGAAATAGAAAGATTGGAAAGAGAGAACAAAGAATTGCGCAAGCAGATACTTTTACGAGGAAGccaaaaatttaacaataaaaaaattaaa AAATCTTTAATTGATATGTACAGTGATGTCTTGGATGAGCTCAGTGATTACGACAGTGCCTATTCCACAGCTGATCATTTACCTAGAGTAGTGGTCGTTGGCGACCAAAGCTCTGGAAAAACATCGGTGCTTGAGATGATTGCTCAAGCAAGAATATTTCCAAG AGGTGGAGGTGAAATGATGACCAGAGCGCCAGTTAAAGTCACATTAAGCGAAGGTCCATATCATGTAGCGCAATTTAAAGATAGCTCCAGAGAATTCGATCTCACGAAAGAATCGGAATTAGTTGAACTTAGACGGGAGGTTGAGCTACGAATGAAGAACAGCGTTAAAAATGGAAAGACAGTCAGTCAGGATGTCATTTCCATGACGGTAAAGGGACCGGGCCTTCAACGTATAGTTCTAGTCGATCTACCTGGTATTATTAGT ACAGTTACCGTTGATATGGCGGAAGACACTCGCGACGCAATCAGACAAATGAGCACACAATACATGAGTAATCCTAACGCGATTATTCTTTGCATACAAGACGGTTCCGTTGATGCGGAAAGAAGCAACGTCACTGATCTTGCAGCTCAAATGGATCCATCGGGCAAAAGAACAATCTTTGTCTTAACGAAa GTTGACATGGCGGAAGAAAATTTGACTAATCCCGAAagattgcggaaaatattatctGGTAAACTATTTCCAATGAAAGCGTTAGGTTACTTTGCTGTAGTCACTGGTCGTGGCAGACAGGATGACAGTATACAAACGATTAAAGATTATGAGGAGAAATTTTTCAGAAACTCTAAACTCTTCAA aGATAGTTTAGCGATGTCCGGTCAAGTAACCACTAAAAATTTGAGCTTAGCAGTAGCCGAATGTTTTTGGAAGATGGTTCGTGAAACGGTGGAACAGCAAGCTGATGCATTTAAAGCTACGAGATTCAATTTGGAAACGGAATGGAAGAATAATTTTCCaag ATTGAGAGAGCTGGACAGAGATGAACTTTTCGAAAAGGCGCGGGGTGAAATTTTGGACGAGATAGTTAATTTATCTCAAGTATCGCCGAGACACTGGGAAGAAGTATTGATGACGCGAAATTGGGATAAAGTCAGTATGCACGTTTTcgagaatatttatttgcctGCTGCTCAAAGTGGAAATCCAa aTACGTTTAATACCACTGTCGACATTAAGCTCAGGCAATGGGCAGAACAACAACTACCTGCGCGTAGTGTCGAAAGTGGATGGGAATGTTTGCAACaggaatttaaaaattttatgtcgcAAGCTCGACTTAGTTCAGATCACGATAATATTTTCGATAATCTCAAAACTGCCGTAGTAGCTGAAGCGATGAGGCGTCATTCATgggaagaaaaa gcATCGGAAATGCTACGTGTTATTCAACTTAACATTTTAGAAGATAGAAGCATAAACGACAAACGTGATTGGGATCAAGCAGTACGTTTTTTAGAAACATCGGTTAAGGAAAAATTACAGAGTACAGAACAAATTCTACGCGATATGCTGGGACCTAATCGCAAAGAACGGTGGCTGTATTGGCAGAACCAAACTGAAGAGCAGCAGAAACGTACGGCTGTTAAAAACGAATTGgataaaattctttacgcTGACAAA AAACACATACCTACTCTAACACACGATGAGCTTACAGCTGTTAGAAAGAACTTACAAAGAAATGGACTGGAAATAGATAACGAATTTATTCGAGAGATATGGCATCCTGTATATAGAAGATTTTTCCTTCAACAGAGTTTAGCGAGAGCGTATGATTGTAGAAAAGGATACTATCTCTATCATACCGGGCACGAAAATgaa ACACAATGCTTTCAGATGGAATGTAATGACGTAGTACTCTTCTGGCGAATTCAACAAATGCTAAAAGTTACTGCAAATGCGCTTAGACAACAAATCATGAACAGAGAAGCTCGGAGGTTGGATAAAGAAATTAAGGAAGTCCTTGAGGATTATAgtcaaaataatgaaattaaagaaattctGCTCACGGGCAGACGAGTCACATTAGCAGAAGAACTCA AACGGGTCAGACAGATCCAAGAGAAACTAGAAGAATTCATTCAAGcattaaataaagagaaatgA
- the Opa1 gene encoding dynamin-like GTPase OPA1, mitochondrial isoform X2, which yields MEQIICGKFGHSILLVTKTSRHPITYITARKLMSGKFNRHSRPLLASPQLRHFANPHRGYAMVITRILRGALKIRYILLGSAVGGGVTLQKKYEQWKEALPDLGWLENLMPNEKRWQDFRESLMAIKTNVVDKIEIDPRIKEFGIVKYQEYRTWFDQRLDDAIKAAENQNNYEENSSIQSAFDNVLMVAKQSYSETKDQLSKNVVAFARPLANDTTEEERKKAQSSQQRMNAMQDELMQMQLKYQREIERLERENKELRKQILLRGSQKFNNKKIKKSLIDMYSDVLDELSDYDSAYSTADHLPRVVVVGDQSSGKTSVLEMIAQARIFPRGGGEMMTRAPVKVTLSEGPYHVAQFKDSSREFDLTKESELVELRREVELRMKNSVKNGKTVSQDVISMTVKGPGLQRIVLVDLPGIISTVTVDMAEDTRDAIRQMSTQYMSNPNAIILCIQDGSVDAERSNVTDLAAQMDPSGKRTIFVLTKVDMAEENLTNPERLRKILSGKLFPMKALGYFAVVTGRGRQDDSIQTIKDYEEKFFRNSKLFKDSLAMSGQVTTKNLSLAVAECFWKMVRETVEQQADAFKATRFNLETEWKNNFPRLRELDRDELFEKARGEILDEIVNLSQVSPRHWEEVLMTRNWDKVSMHVFENIYLPAAQSGNPNTFNTTVDIKLRQWAEQQLPARSVESGWECLQQEFKNFMSQARLSSDHDNIFDNLKTAVVAEAMRRHSWEEKASEMLRVIQLNILEDRSINDKRDWDQAVRFLETSVKEKLQSTEQILRDMLGPNRKERWLYWQNQTEEQQKRTAVKNELDKILYADKKHIPTLTHDELTAVRKNLQRNGLEIDNEFIREIWHPVYRRFFLQQSLARAYDCRKGYYLYHTGHENETQCFQMECNDVVLFWRIQQMLKVTANALRQQIMNREARRLDKEIKEVLEDYSQNNEIKEILLTGRRVTLAEELKRVRQIQEKLEEFIQALNKEK from the exons ATGGAGCAAATCATATGTGGTAAATTTGG TCATAGCATCTTACTAGTCACCAAAACCTCCAGACATCCAATAACATATATCACCGCGAGGAAGTTGATGTCCGGAAAATTTAATAGACATAGCAGACCATTATTAGCATCGCCGCAGTTAAGACACTTCGCAAATCCACATCGTGGATATGCAATGGTGATAACAAGAATATTAAGAGGAGCATTAAAGATTCGGTATATTCTCTTGGGAAGTGCAGTCGGTGGTGGCGTTACCTTGCagaag aaaTACGAACAGTGGAAGGAAGCTTTACCTGATTTAGGATGGCTCGAAAATTTGATGCCCAATGAAAAACGATGGCAAGATTTTCGCGAGTCACTTATGGCAATTAAAACTAACGTGGTCGATAAAATCGAAATCG ATCCACGTATAAAGGAATTTGGAATAGTTAAATATCAAGAATACAGAACCTGGTTTGATCAGAGACTAGATGACGCTATTAAGGCAGCGGAAAATCAAAATAACTACGAAGAAAATAGCTCGATACAGA GTGCATTTGATAACGTCTTAATGGTAGCAAAACAAAGTTATTCAG AAACAAAAGATCAATTGTCGAAAAACGTGGTTGCTTTTGCACGTCCATTGGCTAACGATACTACTGAAGAGGAACGTAAGAAAGCTC aaTCTTCGCAACAGAGAATGAACGCTATGCAGGATGAACTAATGCAGATGCAATTAAAGTATCAACGAGAAATAGAAAGATTGGAAAGAGAGAACAAAGAATTGCGCAAGCAGATACTTTTACGAGGAAGccaaaaatttaacaataaaaaaattaaa AAATCTTTAATTGATATGTACAGTGATGTCTTGGATGAGCTCAGTGATTACGACAGTGCCTATTCCACAGCTGATCATTTACCTAGAGTAGTGGTCGTTGGCGACCAAAGCTCTGGAAAAACATCGGTGCTTGAGATGATTGCTCAAGCAAGAATATTTCCAAG AGGTGGAGGTGAAATGATGACCAGAGCGCCAGTTAAAGTCACATTAAGCGAAGGTCCATATCATGTAGCGCAATTTAAAGATAGCTCCAGAGAATTCGATCTCACGAAAGAATCGGAATTAGTTGAACTTAGACGGGAGGTTGAGCTACGAATGAAGAACAGCGTTAAAAATGGAAAGACAGTCAGTCAGGATGTCATTTCCATGACGGTAAAGGGACCGGGCCTTCAACGTATAGTTCTAGTCGATCTACCTGGTATTATTAGT ACAGTTACCGTTGATATGGCGGAAGACACTCGCGACGCAATCAGACAAATGAGCACACAATACATGAGTAATCCTAACGCGATTATTCTTTGCATACAAGACGGTTCCGTTGATGCGGAAAGAAGCAACGTCACTGATCTTGCAGCTCAAATGGATCCATCGGGCAAAAGAACAATCTTTGTCTTAACGAAa GTTGACATGGCGGAAGAAAATTTGACTAATCCCGAAagattgcggaaaatattatctGGTAAACTATTTCCAATGAAAGCGTTAGGTTACTTTGCTGTAGTCACTGGTCGTGGCAGACAGGATGACAGTATACAAACGATTAAAGATTATGAGGAGAAATTTTTCAGAAACTCTAAACTCTTCAA aGATAGTTTAGCGATGTCCGGTCAAGTAACCACTAAAAATTTGAGCTTAGCAGTAGCCGAATGTTTTTGGAAGATGGTTCGTGAAACGGTGGAACAGCAAGCTGATGCATTTAAAGCTACGAGATTCAATTTGGAAACGGAATGGAAGAATAATTTTCCaag ATTGAGAGAGCTGGACAGAGATGAACTTTTCGAAAAGGCGCGGGGTGAAATTTTGGACGAGATAGTTAATTTATCTCAAGTATCGCCGAGACACTGGGAAGAAGTATTGATGACGCGAAATTGGGATAAAGTCAGTATGCACGTTTTcgagaatatttatttgcctGCTGCTCAAAGTGGAAATCCAa aTACGTTTAATACCACTGTCGACATTAAGCTCAGGCAATGGGCAGAACAACAACTACCTGCGCGTAGTGTCGAAAGTGGATGGGAATGTTTGCAACaggaatttaaaaattttatgtcgcAAGCTCGACTTAGTTCAGATCACGATAATATTTTCGATAATCTCAAAACTGCCGTAGTAGCTGAAGCGATGAGGCGTCATTCATgggaagaaaaa gcATCGGAAATGCTACGTGTTATTCAACTTAACATTTTAGAAGATAGAAGCATAAACGACAAACGTGATTGGGATCAAGCAGTACGTTTTTTAGAAACATCGGTTAAGGAAAAATTACAGAGTACAGAACAAATTCTACGCGATATGCTGGGACCTAATCGCAAAGAACGGTGGCTGTATTGGCAGAACCAAACTGAAGAGCAGCAGAAACGTACGGCTGTTAAAAACGAATTGgataaaattctttacgcTGACAAA AAACACATACCTACTCTAACACACGATGAGCTTACAGCTGTTAGAAAGAACTTACAAAGAAATGGACTGGAAATAGATAACGAATTTATTCGAGAGATATGGCATCCTGTATATAGAAGATTTTTCCTTCAACAGAGTTTAGCGAGAGCGTATGATTGTAGAAAAGGATACTATCTCTATCATACCGGGCACGAAAATgaa ACACAATGCTTTCAGATGGAATGTAATGACGTAGTACTCTTCTGGCGAATTCAACAAATGCTAAAAGTTACTGCAAATGCGCTTAGACAACAAATCATGAACAGAGAAGCTCGGAGGTTGGATAAAGAAATTAAGGAAGTCCTTGAGGATTATAgtcaaaataatgaaattaaagaaattctGCTCACGGGCAGACGAGTCACATTAGCAGAAGAACTCA AACGGGTCAGACAGATCCAAGAGAAACTAGAAGAATTCATTCAAGcattaaataaagagaaatgA
- the Opa1 gene encoding dynamin-like GTPase OPA1, mitochondrial isoform X4, whose translation MEQIICGKFGHSILLVTKTSRHPITYITARKLMSGKFNRHSRPLLASPQLRHFANPHRGYAMVITRILRGALKIRYILLGSAVGGGVTLQKKYEQWKEALPDLGWLENLMPNEKRWQDFRESLMAIKTNVVDKIEIDPRIKEFGIVKYQEYRTWFDQRLDDAIKAAENQNNYEENSSIQSAFDNVLMVAKQSYSETKDQLSKNVVAFARPLANDTTEEERKKAQSSQQRMNAMQDELMQMQLKYQREIERLERENKELRKQILLRGSQKFNNKKIKKSLIDMYSDVLDELSDYDSAYSTADHLPRVVVVGDQSSGKTSVLEMIAQARIFPRGGGEMMTRAPVKVTLSEGPYHVAQFKDSSREFDLTKESELVELRREVELRMKNSVKNGKTVSQDVISMTVKGPGLQRIVLVDLPGIISTVTVDMAEDTRDAIRQMSTQYMSNPNAIILCIQDGSVDAERSNVTDLAAQMDPSGKRTIFVLTKVDMAEENLTNPERLRKILSGKLFPMKALGYFAVVTGRGRQDDSIQTIKDYEEKFFRNSKLFKDSLAMSGQVTTKNLSLAVAECFWKMVRETVEQQADAFKATRFNLETEWKNNFPRLRELDRDELFEKARGEILDEIVNLSQVSPRHWEEVLMTRNWDKVSMHVFENIYLPAAQSGNPNTFNTTVDIKLRQWAEQQLPARSVESGWECLQQEFKNFMSQARLSSDHDNIFDNLKTAVVAEAMRRHSWEEKASEMLRVIQLNILEDRSINDKRDWDQAVRFLETSVKEKLQSTEQILRDMLGPNRKERWLYWQNQTEEQQKRTAVKNELDKILYADKKHIPTLTHDELTAVRKNLQRNGLEIDNEFIREIWHPVYRRFFLQQSLARAYDCRKGYYLYHTGHENEMECNDVVLFWRIQQMLKVTANALRQQIMNREARRLDKEIKEVLEDYSQNNEIKEILLTGRRVTLAEELKRVRQIQEKLEEFIQALNKEK comes from the exons ATGGAGCAAATCATATGTGGTAAATTTGG TCATAGCATCTTACTAGTCACCAAAACCTCCAGACATCCAATAACATATATCACCGCGAGGAAGTTGATGTCCGGAAAATTTAATAGACATAGCAGACCATTATTAGCATCGCCGCAGTTAAGACACTTCGCAAATCCACATCGTGGATATGCAATGGTGATAACAAGAATATTAAGAGGAGCATTAAAGATTCGGTATATTCTCTTGGGAAGTGCAGTCGGTGGTGGCGTTACCTTGCagaag aaaTACGAACAGTGGAAGGAAGCTTTACCTGATTTAGGATGGCTCGAAAATTTGATGCCCAATGAAAAACGATGGCAAGATTTTCGCGAGTCACTTATGGCAATTAAAACTAACGTGGTCGATAAAATCGAAATCG ATCCACGTATAAAGGAATTTGGAATAGTTAAATATCAAGAATACAGAACCTGGTTTGATCAGAGACTAGATGACGCTATTAAGGCAGCGGAAAATCAAAATAACTACGAAGAAAATAGCTCGATACAGA GTGCATTTGATAACGTCTTAATGGTAGCAAAACAAAGTTATTCAG AAACAAAAGATCAATTGTCGAAAAACGTGGTTGCTTTTGCACGTCCATTGGCTAACGATACTACTGAAGAGGAACGTAAGAAAGCTC aaTCTTCGCAACAGAGAATGAACGCTATGCAGGATGAACTAATGCAGATGCAATTAAAGTATCAACGAGAAATAGAAAGATTGGAAAGAGAGAACAAAGAATTGCGCAAGCAGATACTTTTACGAGGAAGccaaaaatttaacaataaaaaaattaaa AAATCTTTAATTGATATGTACAGTGATGTCTTGGATGAGCTCAGTGATTACGACAGTGCCTATTCCACAGCTGATCATTTACCTAGAGTAGTGGTCGTTGGCGACCAAAGCTCTGGAAAAACATCGGTGCTTGAGATGATTGCTCAAGCAAGAATATTTCCAAG AGGTGGAGGTGAAATGATGACCAGAGCGCCAGTTAAAGTCACATTAAGCGAAGGTCCATATCATGTAGCGCAATTTAAAGATAGCTCCAGAGAATTCGATCTCACGAAAGAATCGGAATTAGTTGAACTTAGACGGGAGGTTGAGCTACGAATGAAGAACAGCGTTAAAAATGGAAAGACAGTCAGTCAGGATGTCATTTCCATGACGGTAAAGGGACCGGGCCTTCAACGTATAGTTCTAGTCGATCTACCTGGTATTATTAGT ACAGTTACCGTTGATATGGCGGAAGACACTCGCGACGCAATCAGACAAATGAGCACACAATACATGAGTAATCCTAACGCGATTATTCTTTGCATACAAGACGGTTCCGTTGATGCGGAAAGAAGCAACGTCACTGATCTTGCAGCTCAAATGGATCCATCGGGCAAAAGAACAATCTTTGTCTTAACGAAa GTTGACATGGCGGAAGAAAATTTGACTAATCCCGAAagattgcggaaaatattatctGGTAAACTATTTCCAATGAAAGCGTTAGGTTACTTTGCTGTAGTCACTGGTCGTGGCAGACAGGATGACAGTATACAAACGATTAAAGATTATGAGGAGAAATTTTTCAGAAACTCTAAACTCTTCAA aGATAGTTTAGCGATGTCCGGTCAAGTAACCACTAAAAATTTGAGCTTAGCAGTAGCCGAATGTTTTTGGAAGATGGTTCGTGAAACGGTGGAACAGCAAGCTGATGCATTTAAAGCTACGAGATTCAATTTGGAAACGGAATGGAAGAATAATTTTCCaag ATTGAGAGAGCTGGACAGAGATGAACTTTTCGAAAAGGCGCGGGGTGAAATTTTGGACGAGATAGTTAATTTATCTCAAGTATCGCCGAGACACTGGGAAGAAGTATTGATGACGCGAAATTGGGATAAAGTCAGTATGCACGTTTTcgagaatatttatttgcctGCTGCTCAAAGTGGAAATCCAa aTACGTTTAATACCACTGTCGACATTAAGCTCAGGCAATGGGCAGAACAACAACTACCTGCGCGTAGTGTCGAAAGTGGATGGGAATGTTTGCAACaggaatttaaaaattttatgtcgcAAGCTCGACTTAGTTCAGATCACGATAATATTTTCGATAATCTCAAAACTGCCGTAGTAGCTGAAGCGATGAGGCGTCATTCATgggaagaaaaa gcATCGGAAATGCTACGTGTTATTCAACTTAACATTTTAGAAGATAGAAGCATAAACGACAAACGTGATTGGGATCAAGCAGTACGTTTTTTAGAAACATCGGTTAAGGAAAAATTACAGAGTACAGAACAAATTCTACGCGATATGCTGGGACCTAATCGCAAAGAACGGTGGCTGTATTGGCAGAACCAAACTGAAGAGCAGCAGAAACGTACGGCTGTTAAAAACGAATTGgataaaattctttacgcTGACAAA AAACACATACCTACTCTAACACACGATGAGCTTACAGCTGTTAGAAAGAACTTACAAAGAAATGGACTGGAAATAGATAACGAATTTATTCGAGAGATATGGCATCCTGTATATAGAAGATTTTTCCTTCAACAGAGTTTAGCGAGAGCGTATGATTGTAGAAAAGGATACTATCTCTATCATACCGGGCACGAAAATgaa ATGGAATGTAATGACGTAGTACTCTTCTGGCGAATTCAACAAATGCTAAAAGTTACTGCAAATGCGCTTAGACAACAAATCATGAACAGAGAAGCTCGGAGGTTGGATAAAGAAATTAAGGAAGTCCTTGAGGATTATAgtcaaaataatgaaattaaagaaattctGCTCACGGGCAGACGAGTCACATTAGCAGAAGAACTCA AACGGGTCAGACAGATCCAAGAGAAACTAGAAGAATTCATTCAAGcattaaataaagagaaatgA